One genomic region from Conexibacter woesei DSM 14684 encodes:
- a CDS encoding mandelate racemase/muconate lactonizing enzyme family protein, translating into MSRLTISRIETIPVRVPLGRVYRGSHYQMTHRSTIVTRVHTEEGIVGEAYAGDEDAGLFEIDEIIHREIAPQLIGEDGMATERCWQRARPTTFNILRDRRLGLVACACVDTAIWDAVGKALGQPLWRLWGGFRNTLPMISIGGYYDSPISVAEQVAELRERGLAGMKFKVGGLDPASDAKRFKEARAAAGPDFILAADANQGWAPEDAIAFARLVEGDDLHWFEEPCQWHNDRRAMRDVRMKAGVRVCAGQSEFSAGGCRDLMAEGAIDVCNFDASWSGGPTEWRRVAGMALSYDVQMGHHEEPQVSTHLLASIPHGLYAECFDPHRDPIWWNMIANRPPLVDGTITLPHTPGLGWELDLDYVERYRVVAPA; encoded by the coding sequence GTGTCGCGCCTCACCATCAGCCGCATCGAGACGATCCCGGTCCGCGTCCCCCTCGGTCGGGTGTACCGCGGCAGCCACTACCAGATGACGCACCGCTCGACGATCGTCACGCGCGTCCACACCGAGGAGGGGATCGTCGGCGAGGCGTACGCCGGCGACGAGGACGCGGGCCTGTTCGAGATCGACGAGATCATCCACCGCGAGATCGCGCCGCAGCTGATCGGCGAGGACGGCATGGCGACCGAGCGCTGCTGGCAGCGCGCCCGTCCCACCACGTTCAACATCCTGCGCGACCGCCGCCTCGGCCTCGTCGCCTGCGCCTGCGTCGACACCGCCATCTGGGACGCCGTCGGCAAGGCGCTCGGCCAGCCGCTCTGGCGCCTCTGGGGCGGCTTCCGCAACACGCTCCCGATGATCTCGATCGGCGGGTACTACGACTCCCCGATCAGCGTCGCCGAGCAGGTCGCCGAGCTGCGCGAGCGCGGCCTCGCCGGCATGAAGTTCAAGGTCGGCGGGCTCGACCCCGCGAGCGACGCGAAGCGCTTCAAGGAGGCGCGCGCCGCCGCTGGGCCGGACTTCATCCTCGCCGCCGACGCCAACCAGGGGTGGGCGCCGGAGGACGCGATCGCGTTCGCCCGCCTCGTCGAGGGCGACGACCTGCACTGGTTCGAGGAGCCGTGCCAGTGGCACAACGACCGCCGCGCGATGCGCGACGTGCGGATGAAGGCGGGCGTGCGGGTCTGCGCCGGGCAGAGCGAGTTCTCCGCCGGCGGCTGCCGCGACCTGATGGCCGAGGGCGCGATCGACGTCTGCAACTTCGACGCCTCCTGGTCGGGCGGCCCGACCGAGTGGCGCCGCGTCGCCGGCATGGCGCTCTCCTACGACGTGCAGATGGGCCACCACGAGGAGCCGCAGGTCTCCACCCACCTGCTCGCCTCGATCCCCCACGGCCTCTACGCCGAGTGCTTCGACCCCCACCGCGACCCGATCTGGTGGAACATGATCGCGAACCGCCCGCCGCTCGTCGACGGGACGATCACGCTCCCCCATACCCCCGGGCTCGGCTGGGAGCTGGACCTCGACTACGTCGAGCGCTACCGCGTGGTCGCGCCGGCCTGA